In Pseudomonas abieticivorans, the genomic window TGTGCCGTTCGGTCATCAGGTACAGCGGGATCCAGGCGTTGAAGGTCTGCCAGGCCGGCTCCGAGAGGATCCGCGCCGAGGCAATGGCGTAGAAGTTACGGCTGCCGATGACTTTTTTCCAGTTGCCTTTGCGGGCCACCGGATCCTTGAAGTGGTCTTCCTGGCCGGCCAGGATATAGTCACGCTCGCTGTCACTGAGCAGCTTCTGGTCACGCGGGTGTTTGTACAGCACCAGCCACGCGAAGCTCCAGACGATCCCGGCGCCGCCGACGATCAGGAACGCCAGTTCCCAGCCGCTGTGCAAAATCGCCCATACCACCAGCGGTGGCGCCAGCAAGGCACCAAAAGAGGAACCGATGTTGAACCAGCCAATGGCCACCGAGCGCTCTTTGGCCGGGAACCATTCGGTGGTGGCCTTGACGCCGGCGGGCAGGCCGGCCGCTTCGGTCAGGCCGAGTAGGCCACGCAAAAAGGCCAGGCTCTGCCAACCGGTGGCCATGGCCGCTGCCGCGCAAGCAGCCGACCAGGCCAGGGCAAATACCGCAAAGCCCATCTTGGTGCCGATGGCGTCCAGAATGTAGCCGGCAACCGGCTGCATGAACGCGTAACACAGCTGCCAGGCCACTACGATGTGCGAATACTGCTCGGTGGTGATGCTCATCTGAGCCATCATGGTGGGCGCTGCCACCGACAAGGTATTGCGAGCCAGGTAGTTGACGATCAGCCCCAGCATGACCAGGGCCACCATCCACCAGCGGATGCCTTTGATTTTCATCGTTTCACCTTGATTGTTATTAGAGTGCAGGCACACGAAATCCTGGCCAGGTGGCAGGCGTCGTTTGTACAGCGGGAGGGGGCCGTGATGACCCAGTGGGAGCGCTTCATGATCGAGGGTGACACTCTTTGTATTATTTTTATGGTTGCAAATGCGCTGATGAGGTGAGTCATCGTACGACATGGCACTTTATAGTCATTGCACAGTGTCGCTGTCAACAGTATTCAGACAAGTCATACGACAACCGACGATCAACTCGATCGGGACCTTTTCCGATACATGCGTAGGACCTTTCTGAACTGCCCTCCCCCCAATTGCGCCCGCAAATCCAGCAGTCCATAGTCCGCCCCGCCACGCACCCTGCGCGGCCACCCGCTTGAGACGGGTGGTGTCCACGACCAAGGAAACGGCCATGACCCCGCTACCAACCCACCCCGCCACGCCCCAACTGCAGTTCGATGCCAATGCCCCGACCGAGCAGTTGCTTGGCTACGCCAACCTGCGTTTTCGTGCCGTCTGCAACCTGCTCAAGTGCCTGTCCAAACAGCCTGTCGGCACGATGAACGAAACGGAACTGGCGCACTTTGCCACGGGCGCCTTCCTGCTGCTGGAGACTGGATGCGAGGCCTTGCGGGCGGTGGAACAACGCCTCGCGGCCTGAACCCGCCCAACCCCTGCAGACTCGCTGAAACCCTTGAGATTGACGCCTCGGCGAGTTACAGACTAGCATTCGGGGTTGCCCTGGGTTTTGCCACGGGTCGCTCTTCGTTATAAGGCCAAGACACCACCATGACCCAGGACACAACGGCGGCATCGCGCCCGTTGGAACGGTTTTTCACGCGCATCCCCACGGCGCTGCGCATTGCCCTCGACCACCAGGCCCGGCGCAATAGCCGCAGCCTCAATGGCGAAGCCACCCAGGCCCTGGCCAGTTACCTGGAAGGGCACCGCAAGCTGAGGTTCTTGAGCCAAGTACTCGGCGAACGTGCCGGGGCCAATGGGCGGGTCGAACTACTGGAGTTCGATGAGCACGACCAGGTACACGTGCTGTTTCGTTTGCCGGCCGAACTGCGCGACCAGGTGAACCAGATCGCCCTGGCCAGCGGCAGCCCCATGCGCCAGGTATTCAGCCAGGCCTGCAGGGGCTGGGTCAGCTATCAACAGCACATCGAAGCCCAGCTGCAGTGCCACGCCAGCCTTAGCGCGACGCCTGATCCGGCTTGATCAACTGCATCTGCTGGCGGTAATCGTCGGTCACCTGCCGTGCCTGGCTGTTGCTGGTGACTACCCGCGGGGTAATCAGCACGATCAGCTCGGTGCGGTCCTTGGACTTGGTGGTGCTGCCGAACAACCAACGCAGGCCGGGAATACGGCCCAAATACGGCACGCTGGACGAAGTTTCGGCATTGTCCTGCTTGATCAACCCGCCCAGCAGCACCGTCTGGCCGCTTTGCACCGCCACCTGGGTGGACACCGAGCGCGTGGAAATGCGCGGGTTGCTGTTGGTGGTGGTGGTGCTGCTGTCGTCGGCGTCGCTGACTTGCTGCTGGATGTCCATGTACACGAGGCCGCCCGGGTTGATGCGCGGCACCACGTCGAGGATCACCCCGGTCTGCACGTATTCGACGCTGCTCAGGGTGGTGTCGGAGTTGGTGGTGTTGACCGTGGTCTGGCTGATGGGGATGTTGTCGCCCACCTGAATCTGCGCCTGCTGGTTGTTCATCACCACCAGCGACGGCGCCGACAGCACCTGGGTGCGACCGTTGGTTTCCAGGGCGTGCAGGGCCACTTGCAAATTGCTGCTGACAAAGGAGTAAAACAGCGAATCAGTCGCGCCCAGCCCTGCCCCACCGCCGCCCAGCGCGCCTTGGCTGCCGCTGGTATTGGCCACCGTGGTACTCGACGAGTTACCGGCCAGGCGGCCCAGGTACCACTGCACGCCCAAGTCCAGTTCGCCGCTGAGTTTGACTTCCAGGATGCGTGTTTCGATCTGCACCTGCATCGGGGCGTTGTCGAGGCGCTTGATCGCCGATTCGATTTCTTTCCACTGCGCAGGCCGGGTGCGGATCAGCAATTGGTTGCTGCTTTTTTGCGCAGTGATGCGGGTGCTGTCGTCCAGGCTTTTTTGCTGGGTGGCACCGCTTGCCGTGGCGTCGCCGGTATCGTCCTGCTGCTCCTCGTCACTGTCTTCGTCGGTACCTTGTGCGGTGTTGTTGTTCATGGAATTGCCGCCGCTCAAGCCCTGGGTGGCCGACGTCAGGCTGGTGGTGCCCGTACCGTTGGTACCGTTGCTGCCATTGAGCGAAGACAGGGTGGTGGTGCGCAAGCCCGGCGCCACCTTGGCGGCGCTGTCGTCCTTGATCTGGCCGTTGCCGTAGATCTGGCGCAGGTATTTGGCCAGGTCCGTGGCCTTCATGTTGCGCACGTCGTACACGTACATCTGCGGCTCATTGCCGCCGCCTTCGTCGATGGTGTGAATCCAGTCGCCCACTTCGCGCAGGTATTGAGGCTGGGAAGAGATGGCAACCACCGAATTGGTGCGCTCGTTGGGCATGAACTTGACCATGCCGGCCAACGGCATGCCGCTGTCGGGGCCGAACATTTTCTGCAACTGCGGCATCAGCTCGGCCACCGAGGCGCGTTGCAAACCATAGACACCGATGGACATCCCCTTGAGCCAGTCGACGTCGAAGGTGTCGATGGTGTCCTGGTAGTTGGCCAGTTCCTCTGGGGTGCCGGCCAGGCTCAATACGTTGCGCGCCGGGTCCACCAGCAAAAAGGCGTTGTCACGGGCAAACGGCTTGAGCAGCTTTTGCATCTCGGTGGCCGAGATGTAGCGCAGCGGGAACAAACGCGCCGACAACCCGTTGGACGGCTGGGCCACGGCCATTTCCGGCACCAGCTTGCCTGCCACCGCCTGGGCCGAGGGCAGGATCACGTAGCGGTTGCCCTGTCGGATCATGGCGTTGTTGGTCCAGGACAACAGGGTTTCCAGGATCGACAGCGCCTCTTTCTTGTTCACAGGCTTTGAGGTGGAGAAGCTCACGTCGCCCGTCACGCCCTGGGCGATGCTGTAGTTCTCGTGCAGCAGGTCGCCCATGACGCTGTTGATCACCGCCTCGATCGGCTGGTTGTTGAAGTTGAACACGATGTCGCCGCCGGGCGCATCACCGGCCGCTTTGCCCGTGGCGGGTGGGCGCACGAACTTCTGGTTGCCGCTGATGATCTGGCGCTTGGCCGGCATGGCCGTGCTGTTGAGGGCGGGCGGCGGCGCATCGGCGCTGGGGTCCAGGGGTTGACGTTGATCGCCGGTGCCGTTGAGCGCTTCGTGCATCAAGGCCGGGTCGTTCTCGAACGTGTTGGGGGTACTGGCACAACCGCCAAGGGCGACGGCGGTGGCCAGGCAGAGCAAGGGGGTGCGCAAGGTAGCGATGTTTCTGACTCCTGGGAGGGAACGGTTCATTGTGCGGGTACCGGCGGCAGCGTGAGCATGGCCGCGCGTGAGGGTGGGGGCAGGCGCGGGGCCGGCAAACGCAGGCTGCGGGTTTGGCCCTGAAGGCCGAACTGCGCCTCCAGGGGGTCGAGCTGTTGCAGGGTCCAGCCATTGGCCAGACCCTGGCCTTGATGGACCCGCACGGTATGGCCGCTGCTGTCGCGCAACAGCGCCACGTGCAGGTCGCCATTGAGCATTACCCCGGTCAGGGTGAAGCCGGCCAGGTCGCTGGCCTTGCCACCTGCCGCCGCCACGTCGGCGGCGCGCTGGGGGCTGAACAACGGTTGCTGCCAGGTCAGCGCCAGGCTCTCCAGGCTTGCGTTCGGGGCTTTCAACGCCGGCCCTTGCGAGGCGGCCTGGGGTTTTGGCGCGGGGGTCGGCAGCCAGTCTGGACGGGCGTCCAGCGTCGCGATCAGTGCGCAAACCGCAGCAAGGCCCACGGCCACGGCGATCAAGCTCAAGGTGCGCGGGCTCATGAAGCCTCCTTCACGGCTGCGGGCAAGTAGCCGCGCAGCAACAGGTGCACGGCCAGCTTGCCGGCGCCACCGGTGGCCGGCGCGCCCGCGGCACGGCGCACGCTCAAGCTTTCGACGAACAGGTACGGACGGTTGTATTCCAGGGTGTGCAACACCTGCATCAACGGCTCTATGCCGCACTCCAGCGTCAGGCTGACTTTTACCTGGCGATAAGGCTCGGCGCGGTCCTGCTCGGGGGTGATGGGCATGCGCTGGGTCAGGCTGCAGCCGGCACCGACGGTGGCCTTGGCCTTGATCAGGTCGGCGATGCGCTGCATCAAGTCGGCGGCCACGGCGCTGGGATCGCTGCCGGGCAGCAGGCTGGAACTGCTGGCCGGATCGTGCCGGGCCTGCTCCAATTGTTGGCGCACCGTGGCGCCTTGCGCCAGCAGGCTGGCGTAATGTCGCTGCTGCTCGCGGGCCGTGTCCATCTGCGCATCGATATCGCGCAAGGGGCCGGCAAACCAACTGTCCACCAGCAGCCAATACAGCGCCGCCAGCACCAGGGCCAAGACGATCAGGGCGGCGCCACGGCGCTCGCGGGGTTCAAGGCTGCGCATGGTCGGCGGCCTCCCGATGCAAACGTGCACGCAGGGAAAAACGATCCTTGCCGGTCTCGCTGTCAGGCTGGATCACGCCTTGGAATTGCGGGTTGTCCAGGCTCTGGCAAGCTTTGAGATTACCGATCAGGGCGCTGGCCTTGGCGCTTTGCCCGGAGAACGACACCTGGCCTGCGTCATTGATTTCCAGTTGCTCGACCCAAGTGTCCGCGGGCAGGCAGTGGGTCAGGTCATTGAGCACCGCGGCCACGGTGGGCTGGGCGACCTTGCGCTGGATCAGGTAGTTGGCCGCGCCACGGCTGTTGGCCAGGGCCTGGCGCAGTTGCTGCAGTTGCGCGACCTGTTGGCGCTGGGCCTGCACCTGGCTTTGCATCTGTGCCAACAACGCTTGGCGGTGGTTCAACCACAACACCATGCAGGCGACTGTCAGCACCGCGCAGGCCAGGGCAAGGCTTCGGTTCAAGCGGCCCTGGGTGCTGGATTTGACGGTGCGCAACGCGTCGGGCATCAGCTCGACACCCAGGCGCCCGCCGTTGCCATCGGCTACATCGATGCCTTGCAAGGTCACGCCCTGTGCTTGGCAATCCGCGAGCATGGCCTGCAGCGACTCGCGCAGTATCGCCACCAGCAACACCCGCATGCCGGTGGCCGACTTGCCCTCCACCCGCGTACAGAAATACAACTGCTCGCTGCGGTAGGGCGTGTACTTGTCCAACTCGAAACCGAGCACGCCGTCGAGGTTTTTCGCCGCGGCCAGGGGCAGGCGCAAACGCTGCACCAACACGCTGCTGCGTGGCAACAGCAGCACCACCGCAGTGTCACTGGCAGGCACTGGCGCTGCAGCCAATGGCCAGTGCAACAGGTGCACGGCCTGGCCGCTGCCCATGCGAAAACGCGCGGGCAACATCGCCTGCAATTGCTCAAGCCAAAGCTGCCAGGCCCGTTGCGCCGGGCTGCCACGCCAGCGGGCCAGCAGCGGCGCCAGGTGAGTGTTCAGTGATGCTTTCATTCTTGCCAGTGCAAGACCCGATAAGGCCGCGCACCCTCCGTCGATGGGTTCAATAACAGGGTGACGCGCAGCGTCGCGCCAGCGCCGTTAGGCAAGGTCGCGACGCTGCGCACACTTACAATCTGGCCCGGGTCTGCACCCATGGCCGTGGCGTTGGGCAAGCTCAACAGCCGTTTCAACAACCGCGTTGCAAAACCGGGGTCGGGCCGCTCAAGGCCACTCCATAGCGTCACTTGGGGTTCTACGCAGCGGTACAGCGGTTGTGACAGGCCGGGCAATTGGCGCACCTCCTCGACCATGCGCAACGGCGCCTGGCCGTTGCCCCGGCGCTGGTCCAGCGCCTGGCCCAAGGCTTGCGCCAGGGCCTTGGGCGCACCGCAACCTTGCAGCAGGCGGCCGAAGTCATCGGCACTGGCGGCGTTGAGGTCCAGCTTGCCGCGCTCGCTGCGCACACTGACGCGCAACTGCGCGGTATCAAAACTCAAGCCCTGCACCCGGCCATCGGCCACCCATTGGCGCCGCTGCGCCGGGTCGCTAAGCCCCATCACCGCCAGGCTCAGCCCCGCTTCAGCAGCCATCAGCGCCTGGGTGTGCTGGCGTTGCCACAGCGCCTGGCGGTTCTCCAATTGCAC contains:
- the gspM gene encoding type II secretion system protein GspM; this encodes MRSLEPRERRGAALIVLALVLAALYWLLVDSWFAGPLRDIDAQMDTAREQQRHYASLLAQGATVRQQLEQARHDPASSSSLLPGSDPSAVAADLMQRIADLIKAKATVGAGCSLTQRMPITPEQDRAEPYRQVKVSLTLECGIEPLMQVLHTLEYNRPYLFVESLSVRRAAGAPATGGAGKLAVHLLLRGYLPAAVKEAS
- a CDS encoding DUF2531 family protein, producing the protein MSPRTLSLIAVAVGLAAVCALIATLDARPDWLPTPAPKPQAASQGPALKAPNASLESLALTWQQPLFSPQRAADVAAAGGKASDLAGFTLTGVMLNGDLHVALLRDSSGHTVRVHQGQGLANGWTLQQLDPLEAQFGLQGQTRSLRLPAPRLPPPSRAAMLTLPPVPAQ
- a CDS encoding type II secretion system protein GspK; the protein is MKHQRGVALLLVLWVLALLSVLLAGLAGWVQLENRQALWQRQHTQALMAAEAGLSLAVMGLSDPAQRRQWVADGRVQGLSFDTAQLRVSVRSERGKLDLNAASADDFGRLLQGCGAPKALAQALGQALDQRRGNGQAPLRMVEEVRQLPGLSQPLYRCVEPQVTLWSGLERPDPGFATRLLKRLLSLPNATAMGADPGQIVSVRSVATLPNGAGATLRVTLLLNPSTEGARPYRVLHWQE
- a CDS encoding type II secretion system protein GspL, which codes for MKASLNTHLAPLLARWRGSPAQRAWQLWLEQLQAMLPARFRMGSGQAVHLLHWPLAAAPVPASDTAVVLLLPRSSVLVQRLRLPLAAAKNLDGVLGFELDKYTPYRSEQLYFCTRVEGKSATGMRVLLVAILRESLQAMLADCQAQGVTLQGIDVADGNGGRLGVELMPDALRTVKSSTQGRLNRSLALACAVLTVACMVLWLNHRQALLAQMQSQVQAQRQQVAQLQQLRQALANSRGAANYLIQRKVAQPTVAAVLNDLTHCLPADTWVEQLEINDAGQVSFSGQSAKASALIGNLKACQSLDNPQFQGVIQPDSETGKDRFSLRARLHREAADHAQP
- the gspD gene encoding type II secretion system secretin GspD; translation: MNRSLPGVRNIATLRTPLLCLATAVALGGCASTPNTFENDPALMHEALNGTGDQRQPLDPSADAPPPALNSTAMPAKRQIISGNQKFVRPPATGKAAGDAPGGDIVFNFNNQPIEAVINSVMGDLLHENYSIAQGVTGDVSFSTSKPVNKKEALSILETLLSWTNNAMIRQGNRYVILPSAQAVAGKLVPEMAVAQPSNGLSARLFPLRYISATEMQKLLKPFARDNAFLLVDPARNVLSLAGTPEELANYQDTIDTFDVDWLKGMSIGVYGLQRASVAELMPQLQKMFGPDSGMPLAGMVKFMPNERTNSVVAISSQPQYLREVGDWIHTIDEGGGNEPQMYVYDVRNMKATDLAKYLRQIYGNGQIKDDSAAKVAPGLRTTTLSSLNGSNGTNGTGTTSLTSATQGLSGGNSMNNNTAQGTDEDSDEEQQDDTGDATASGATQQKSLDDSTRITAQKSSNQLLIRTRPAQWKEIESAIKRLDNAPMQVQIETRILEVKLSGELDLGVQWYLGRLAGNSSSTTVANTSGSQGALGGGGAGLGATDSLFYSFVSSNLQVALHALETNGRTQVLSAPSLVVMNNQQAQIQVGDNIPISQTTVNTTNSDTTLSSVEYVQTGVILDVVPRINPGGLVYMDIQQQVSDADDSSTTTTNSNPRISTRSVSTQVAVQSGQTVLLGGLIKQDNAETSSSVPYLGRIPGLRWLFGSTTKSKDRTELIVLITPRVVTSNSQARQVTDDYRQQMQLIKPDQASR
- a CDS encoding MFS transporter, which translates into the protein MKIKGIRWWMVALVMLGLIVNYLARNTLSVAAPTMMAQMSITTEQYSHIVVAWQLCYAFMQPVAGYILDAIGTKMGFAVFALAWSAACAAAAMATGWQSLAFLRGLLGLTEAAGLPAGVKATTEWFPAKERSVAIGWFNIGSSFGALLAPPLVVWAILHSGWELAFLIVGGAGIVWSFAWLVLYKHPRDQKLLSDSERDYILAGQEDHFKDPVARKGNWKKVIGSRNFYAIASARILSEPAWQTFNAWIPLYLMTERHMNIKEIAMFAWLPFLAADVGCVLGGYLSPLFHKYCKVSLFTSRKMVMLFGCSCMIGPACIGLVDSPYMAIALLCVGGFAHQTLSGALYSITSDSFGKNEVATATGMGGMFGFLGAAAFTAVFGVLVTQVGYSPLFVVLAIFDIIAALIVWTVAREVGKKPEGTNYQATRTEQGPISAT